The following DNA comes from Candidatus Krumholzibacteriota bacterium.
AACTGTCGCAATCGCCGACTCTTCATCCTTGACGAAGTTGATGGCGACATCGGCTCCTCTTGAAGCGAGCATCAATGAAATCGCTTTTCCTATCCCTCTCGAACCGCCCGTGACGAGGGCTTTTTTCCCTTCGAATCCGTTCATGCAAGACCGCCTCGATTATTATTTCCAGAAGCCTTGATCATCCTTCGGTTATAAAGGCCAGGGCATCGATCGCCGCCATGCATCCCATGCCGGCAGCCGATATCGCCTGTTTGTATCTCGGGTCACTGACATCGCCAGCGGCGAAGATACCGGGTACTGATGTCCTGGTTCCCTTACGGACAACGACATAACCATTACCATCGAGATCTACCTTCCCCTCGAAAGGCTTCGTCGCCGGGGTATGGCCGATCGCGAGGAAGACTCCCTCTACCGGGAGCACTTTCTTTTCGCCGGTCTTCACGTTGCTGAGAGCAAGGCCGGTCACCCTGTCCTGGCCGACGTCGAGTATATCGTCTACCACCGAATCCCACTCGAATTCTATCTTGTCATTATCAAAAGCCCGTTTTTGCATCGCTTTCGATCCGCGGAGCTCGTCGCGGCGATGGACGATCGTCACCTTCGAGGCGAACCTGGTAAGGAAGGTCGCTTCCTCAAGGGCGGTATCTCCCCCGCCGATGACCGCGATCTCTTTACCGGTAAAGAAAAATCCATCGCATGTCGCGCAGGCAGAGACTCCCTTTCCTCGAAGCTTGACCTCGCTGGCCAGACCGAGCCATCTCGCCGATGATCCGGTTGCGATTATGACTGTCTTCGTCTCGATCTTCTCCTTGCCGATAGTGAGGGTAAAGGGTGAGGCAGTGCCTTCTACAGCCGAGAGTTCGCCCCCTTTATATTCCGCCCCGAATCGTCCGGCCTGTTTCCTCATCGCCGCCATCAGTTCGGGACCCTGGATACCCTCGGGGAATCCGGGAAAGTTATCGACTTCTGTCGTAATCATCAGCTGTCCACCCGGCGCCATCCCGTCGATGACCAGCGTCTTAAGATCCGCTCGGGTCGAATAGATCGCCGCTGTAAGTCCTGCGGGCCCCGATCCTATGATCGTAACGTCGTACATAGCGTTCCTCCATATTCGTATCTGTCCCGGTGGGGGGACGAAAAATCGTTGTTGAATTCAATCTGATCATTCAAGAGTGAAATGGATCAGTGAAAGATTATAGTCAAGGTACAAATGAATATCAAGTGAGTTCCCGATATTACTTTCTTAAAGCCCGCAGGATCGCGAGGTTCTCGACATCTTCCTTCAGGTCGGGTCCTTTCGGCGTCTCAAGGACCATCGGGATATTGCTGAACCTTCCGTCGTTGACAAGGAACCTGAACGGCTCGAGGCCCAGTTCTCCCTGGCCGATCCCGGCATGCCTGTCTTTGTGGCTTCCGATCGGGCCGACAGAATCGTTGAGGTGAAATGCTCTGAGGTTTCCCAGGCCGAGGATCTTGTCGAACGATTTGAAGAGAGCGTCGTATTTTGTCTTTGTTGAAAGGTCATAACCGGAGGCTAACGCGTGGCAAGTATCGAAGCAGATCCCGATACGGTTTTTGTCTTCGACCAGTTCCATCATCGCGGCGAGCTGCTCGAAGGAGCGGCCGAGGGTGTTTCCCTGACCCGCGGTGTTTTCGAGGAGAACGGCGCTTTTAAATTCCCTAGTGTTATCGAAAATTATGTTGAGGCTTTCAGCGATCGATTTTATGCCGGCTTCCTCACCGGCTCCCCTGTGGCTTCCCGGATGCAGGACGACCCATGGTATGCCGAGCGCTTCGCTTCTTTCGATCTCTATCTGCAGCGCCCCCCGGGATTTTTCGAGGAGTTCTTTTTCGGGCGATGCTATGTTGATGAGGTAGCTGGTGTGAGTCATTATATATTCAGTGTTATATTCTTCGGCGTTCTTCCTGAAAAGCATGATATCTTCTTCGCTGAGAGGTTTAGCTTTCCACTGGTTGGAACTTTTGACGAAGAGTTGAACGGCGTTGCACCCTATGCTTTTCCCTCTCTCGAGGGAGAGGTGGACGCCCCCTGATATCGACATATGCGCTCCGAGGTTCATCGGGTCTTCCTTTCGATCCTCCAGGGACAATTTCGGAAAACTGTTTTTTATATCTTCACCGATTATCCCTTATTGAAACTGCGGCAATAATAGTATTATCATAATATATGATTAAGGACCCGAGCGGCGAGGTTAAAATGGAGCCGAAACAGCATGATGAGGAAAAACTGGTGGAGCTTGTCTCAGTGCAGGGAGAGATCGAGGCTAAGATCATATACGGTATCCTTGAAGCGGAGGGAATAAGGACCCTTATCAAATCGAATATGGCAGGCGGCGCGCTTCCCTTTACCGCCGACGGAATGGGAAATATCAAGCTTTTTGTGACAGAGGACGACTTGGCGAAAGCCGGGGAGATCATAAGAGAATACAGGAAAACGACCTGAATCTTCTCCGGGCCGTATAGCCCCCGGCACAAACGGCGCGGGGAGCGGAACGGAATATCTGCCGTTCTTACCGCGACATCGCGAAACATTTCGAATCCCTTGCAACGCTTCGAAAAAAGTCTTATAGTATTTAAGCGTAATATCGGGTGGGAGCTTAACTCAGTGGTTAGAGTGCTACCTTCACACGGTAGAAGTCACAGGTTCAAATCCTGTAGTTCCCACCATTTCGATTCTGCCTGAGCCATAATCTCACGAATAGATGTTGCGAAATTATCTCTGATCATTTTACGACTGGTTATGCCCGATCACTATCTAATGGGGAGAGGCGCCATACGAGTCGTCGTACAACAAGGGATAAAGTTTATTAATTGGTTGACCATGCCCGCCTGAATAGTTAGACTGGTCCTTCCGGGAGTTGATATGTCGAAGAAAGCGACGAAACATCTGCCTTTTGAGATCAGAGATTGCGCGCTCGCAGCGATCGCGACCGGGGAAAAAGCGCAAAATCTAAAAGAACTTAAAGATATAATTGTAGACATAACTCCCGGGTGCATCTATTACCATTTCTGGGGGCAACTGCTTCGGCCCAGATTTGACGATCCCGAATATCATAATGACTTCGCTTCCTGGGCAAGACACGCTCTTCATGACAAGATTCTCGCTGAAAAGCTGGCAGTACTTGATCCGACGGAACTTCCGGATATCGAGATGCTTAGAGCGGAACTGATAGACATCATCGAAGAGAGGCTTGATGAAAATGAGCATGTTCCATGGTGCAAGCAGGACCAGCAGTTTCATTTCGTGACTTCTCAGATAGTGATATTCAATACGCGCCGAGTAATCAAAAAAGCTGAAGAGATGGTATCGATAATCCCCTCATTGACCTCAAGCAGCATATTTTACCATTTTATAGAAGCAAGAAGACGGACATTCGGAAATATTGACGATTTCAGCAGTTGGTTGTACGGATTCGATGGCAGGTACCGCGACCTGTGCGACATGTTTGCCAACGTGGATCCCTTTTTCTCGACACTTCCGGAACTTAAAAAGCAGATCGCGTCTCTCGTAAATAATTATTTCATGGAGAAAAAATGACCCATACTACCCTCGAAAAGTACGCCGAAATCGTGGGAAATGATGTTATCGATCAGTTGCATCAGCTCGTTACTTCCCTGAAAGATATAAAAGTCGTGCATATCAATTCGACCAAAAGTGGTGGTGGAGTGGCTGAGATCCTGAATAAGCTGATTCCATTGAAAAACGAACTGGGTATTGATGCCAGGTGGGAAGTGATAGAAGGGAATGATGATTTTTTCAAATGTACAAAGAATTTTCATAACGCCCTTCAAGGTAATAATGTTGAGATAACCCGCACTCTTCTGGAAGAATACGAAAAGGTGAATTCTGATAATGCTGATAGACTCAGGGATATTCTGACGGATGCTGATATCGTTTTTATCCACGATCCACAACCGGCACCCTTACTGAGAAACATACCTAAACGGCGGGGTAAGTGGATCTGGAGGTGTCACATAGACGCGAGCCATCCTTATCGGCCGATTTGGAAATACCTGCGGGAGTTTATAAAAGATTATGATGCCAGTATTTTTTCTCTTGCAGCTTTCGCCCAGCCTCTTCCGCACAAGCAATTTCTCATAGCGCCAAGCATTGATCCGTTAAGTGAAAAAAATATCGATATTGATCTCCCGGAAATTGAAGCGATCGTATCAGCCTTTGGGATAGATCTTTCCAGACCAATAATGACTCAGGTTTCCAGGTATGATTATTTCAAAGACCCTGTCGGAGTGATCCAGGCCTACAAACTTACAAAAAAGTTCGTACCTGATCTTCAGCTTGTACTTGCGGGAGGAGAGGCGACGGATGATCCGGAAGGACAGGCAGTGCTTGAAGAAGTAAATATAGCCGCGGAAGGTGACAGTGATATTCACATTCTTTTGCTTGCTTCCGATGCTCACAGAACGATCAACGCTCTTCAACGGGCATCAGATATTGTTCTTCAGAAATCAACGAAAGAAGGTTTCGGCCTGACTGTCACCGAGGCGATGTGGAAAGGAAAACCTGTTATCGGGGGGGATACTGGAGGAATACGCATGCAGGTCGTAAACCATCAAACAGGTTTTCTCGTCAGCACACCCGAAGGCGCCGCATTGAGGGCGAGATACCTGTTGTTCCACAGGGATCTGCTCGAGGAAATGGGACGAAAGGCAAGAAATTTTGTTAAGGAGAATTTTCTACTTACACGACATCTAAGGGAATATCTCACAACTATGGTTTCGATACTTCACTCAAAGGGGGATAGGATCGAACTCGAATAATCCATGTTTTATTCGAGTGTTTGATTTTATGAAAATCCTCAATTCCAAATTCGATCTTGATTTATTCTTCAGGCAACTTTCATCGGCGCCGGATAATCTCCTCCTTCTGGATTATGACGGAACCCTCGCCCCCTTTACCGAAAAAAGAATGATGGCTCATCCCTATCCAGGAATAGAAAAACTGATTTCAAGAATCATGAACGTACAGGCTGGCAGGGTCATTATTATAAGCGGCCGGACTATTGAAGATCTGATGAAACTGTTGAAATTCTCTTCAATGCCTGAACTATGGGGCTGTCATGGGTGGGAGAGGATGCTCCCCGGGGGGGAAATGATTTCCCGGGAACCTGATCACGAAGTAACATTGTTTCTGGATAAAGCGTCAGAATGGGCTTGCAGCAACAATTTAAAAACCAGGGTTGAGAGAAAACCTGTATCCGTAGCCTTTCACTGGCGTGGTGGAGAATCGGGACTCGAGGATAAAATGACCGAGATTATCAGTCAAGGTTTGTCAAAGCAGGCAAGCGATGCGGGAATGGAAATGAAACGGTTCGACGGAGGCATCGAATTTATCGTTCCGGGTGTCAACAAAGGTAAGGCGGTAAAATCAATTCTGGAGAATCATGATGAAAATACTGCAGTAGCGTATCTTGGAGACGACAATACAGATGAGG
Coding sequences within:
- the trxB gene encoding thioredoxin-disulfide reductase, with protein sequence MYDVTIIGSGPAGLTAAIYSTRADLKTLVIDGMAPGGQLMITTEVDNFPGFPEGIQGPELMAAMRKQAGRFGAEYKGGELSAVEGTASPFTLTIGKEKIETKTVIIATGSSARWLGLASEVKLRGKGVSACATCDGFFFTGKEIAVIGGGDTALEEATFLTRFASKVTIVHRRDELRGSKAMQKRAFDNDKIEFEWDSVVDDILDVGQDRVTGLALSNVKTGEKKVLPVEGVFLAIGHTPATKPFEGKVDLDGNGYVVVRKGTRTSVPGIFAAGDVSDPRYKQAISAAGMGCMAAIDALAFITEG
- a CDS encoding deoxyribonuclease IV, whose product is MNLGAHMSISGGVHLSLERGKSIGCNAVQLFVKSSNQWKAKPLSEEDIMLFRKNAEEYNTEYIMTHTSYLINIASPEKELLEKSRGALQIEIERSEALGIPWVVLHPGSHRGAGEEAGIKSIAESLNIIFDNTREFKSAVLLENTAGQGNTLGRSFEQLAAMMELVEDKNRIGICFDTCHALASGYDLSTKTKYDALFKSFDKILGLGNLRAFHLNDSVGPIGSHKDRHAGIGQGELGLEPFRFLVNDGRFSNIPMVLETPKGPDLKEDVENLAILRALRK
- a CDS encoding DUF2007 domain-containing protein — protein: MEPKQHDEEKLVELVSVQGEIEAKIIYGILEAEGIRTLIKSNMAGGALPFTADGMGNIKLFVTEDDLAKAGEIIREYRKTT
- a CDS encoding glycosyltransferase; the encoded protein is MTHTTLEKYAEIVGNDVIDQLHQLVTSLKDIKVVHINSTKSGGGVAEILNKLIPLKNELGIDARWEVIEGNDDFFKCTKNFHNALQGNNVEITRTLLEEYEKVNSDNADRLRDILTDADIVFIHDPQPAPLLRNIPKRRGKWIWRCHIDASHPYRPIWKYLREFIKDYDASIFSLAAFAQPLPHKQFLIAPSIDPLSEKNIDIDLPEIEAIVSAFGIDLSRPIMTQVSRYDYFKDPVGVIQAYKLTKKFVPDLQLVLAGGEATDDPEGQAVLEEVNIAAEGDSDIHILLLASDAHRTINALQRASDIVLQKSTKEGFGLTVTEAMWKGKPVIGGDTGGIRMQVVNHQTGFLVSTPEGAALRARYLLFHRDLLEEMGRKARNFVKENFLLTRHLREYLTTMVSILHSKGDRIELE
- the otsB gene encoding trehalose-phosphatase, whose amino-acid sequence is MKILNSKFDLDLFFRQLSSAPDNLLLLDYDGTLAPFTEKRMMAHPYPGIEKLISRIMNVQAGRVIIISGRTIEDLMKLLKFSSMPELWGCHGWERMLPGGEMISREPDHEVTLFLDKASEWACSNNLKTRVERKPVSVAFHWRGGESGLEDKMTEIISQGLSKQASDAGMEMKRFDGGIEFIVPGVNKGKAVKSILENHDENTAVAYLGDDNTDEDAFSALEERGLSILVGPELRPTRADIWIKPPEELFLFLEKWAETCGKVK